The following are encoded in a window of Osmia bicornis bicornis chromosome 15, iOsmBic2.1, whole genome shotgun sequence genomic DNA:
- the LOC114872875 gene encoding peptide chain release factor 1, which yields MLFLIRGCTFSACRYYGNIINKAKSIPLSPLLLNLNVKPCIYKLFSTERNLFIDNESIKRYLNLLMDAYQNDGKKEHESISEILKLQMVPILLDKKIKIVENIKTLTDLASKDEDMKKLAKEEELMYQQELTEIDQELLDVILQTVAAENYENVIMEIVAGVGGQEAMLFAMDLFNMYIHYLNYLEFKHEVMELSYSDIHGLRKAEILISDSKAYEKLKYEGGVHRVQRIPSTEKGSRMHTSTAVVTIFPEPRDVDIELSEKDLKIEAKKATGAGGQHVNTTNSAIRITHIPTGTSVTCQTNRSQIENKKIALLKLKSVLYQEQLDKQVSFISDLRKKQIGTRMRNEKIRTYNFSQDRVTDHRISNGTMHNLKGFLKDGTSLVELQDRLYKDMQQQTLLEIIKKTESQLK from the exons ATGTTGTTTCTTATAAGAGGGTGCACATTTAGTGCTTGTCGATATTATgggaatataataaataaggCCAAATCAATTCCATTATCCCCACTGCTTCTTAACCTCAATGTGAAACCATGTATTTATAAGCTATTTAGTAcagaaagaaatttatttattgacaATGAAAGTATTAAAAGATATTTGAATCTTCTTATGGATGCATATCAGAATGATGGTAAAAAAGAACATGAAAGCATTTCTGAGATTCTTAAGTTACAAATGGTTCCAATATTACTGGACAAAAAAATTAAGATAGTTGAAAATATCAAGACTTTAACTGATCTTG ctAGCAAAGATGAGGATATGAAGAAACTTGCAAAAGAAGAGGAATTAATGTATCAACAAGAGTTAACAGAGATTGATCAAGAATTATTAGATGTAATTTTACAAACTGTAGCTgcagaaaattatgaaaatgttattatGGAAATAGTGGCAGGTGTAGGAGGCCAGGAAGCTATGTTATTTGCAATGGATTTGtttaatatgtacatacattatttaaattatttagaatttaaGCACGAGGTAATGGAATTATCATATAGCGATATACATGGTTTGAGGAAAgctgaaatattaatatcagaCAGTAAGgcttatgaaaaattaaaatatgaagGTGGAGTGCACAGAGTGCAAAGGATTCCATCAACAGAAAAAGGTAGTCGAATGCACACCAGTACAGCTGTTGTGACAATTTTTCCAGAGCCAAGAGATGTAGACATTGAATTATCAGAAAAGGATTTGAAAATAGAAGCAAAGAAAGCAACTGGAGCAGGAGGGCAACACGTGAACACTACAAATTCTGCTATTAGAATAACTCATATACCAACTGGGACAAGTGTAACTTGTCAAACAAATAGATCACaaattgaaaacaaaaagataGCATTGCTGAAGCTAAAAAGTGTGTTGTATCAAGAGCAACTAGACAAGCAAGTATCTTTCATTAGTGATCTCCGTAAAAAGCAAATTGGAACAAGAATgagaaatgaaaagattaGAACGTATAATTTCAGTCAAGATCGCGTAACTGATCATAGAATATCAAATGGTACTATGCATAATTTAAAAGGCTTTCTGAAAGATGGAACATCTCTGGTAGAACTACAGGATAGACTGTACAAGGATATGCAGCAGCAGACCTTGTTggaaattataaagaaaacaGAGAGTCAATTGAAGTAA